A section of the Nitrospirota bacterium genome encodes:
- a CDS encoding GNAT family N-acetyltransferase gives MYSLEIPIMQVPEWSALMQEFDDASIYQTWSCGAALWGAQRLSHLVLRCGEEVFGLAQVAAIQAPLFRAGTALVFWGPLWQRHGKPRDTEICAVLMAALRDEFVEKRGMLLRIIPHALGLYGTDVRAAAETAGFHWKGCIYRTYLLDISQPPGQIRTHLRSNWRNHLKQAEQKRLTVTRGTGLERYDIFYGLFAEMQRQKQFTESSFDPVRLRAIQQDLPDRLKTQIFLCSRDEEPVAGAVVSAAGDTAILLLAASSGEGRTLKASYFLQWKVIEWLQSQGVRFYDLGGTKHAIPGVNHFKEGLGGKDVCHAGLFELCRNTASSLFDRSLGIMRSTFDAR, from the coding sequence ATGTATTCCCTCGAAATACCCATCATGCAGGTACCCGAGTGGTCCGCGCTGATGCAGGAGTTCGACGATGCGAGCATTTATCAGACATGGTCGTGCGGGGCTGCCCTCTGGGGAGCGCAGCGCCTGAGCCATCTCGTGCTCCGCTGCGGGGAAGAAGTATTCGGGCTTGCGCAGGTTGCTGCCATTCAGGCTCCTCTCTTCCGTGCCGGGACCGCGCTTGTCTTCTGGGGTCCGCTCTGGCAAAGGCACGGGAAACCTCGTGATACAGAAATTTGCGCGGTCCTCATGGCCGCGCTCCGTGACGAGTTCGTGGAAAAACGCGGTATGCTGCTGAGGATAATCCCGCATGCACTGGGATTGTATGGAACAGACGTCCGTGCGGCAGCCGAAACCGCCGGGTTTCACTGGAAAGGCTGCATTTACCGGACCTATCTGCTTGATATCTCGCAACCGCCAGGTCAGATACGAACACACCTGCGGTCAAACTGGCGCAATCATCTGAAGCAGGCAGAACAGAAGCGCCTTACCGTCACCCGGGGAACAGGACTCGAGAGATATGATATCTTCTACGGCCTCTTTGCCGAGATGCAGAGACAAAAGCAGTTCACCGAATCGTCTTTTGATCCCGTCCGGCTGCGTGCGATTCAGCAAGACCTGCCGGACAGACTGAAGACACAGATATTTCTGTGCAGCAGGGACGAGGAGCCTGTGGCAGGTGCGGTCGTCTCTGCTGCCGGCGACACCGCGATTTTACTGCTCGCTGCGAGTTCCGGGGAGGGAAGGACACTAAAAGCTTCCTACTTCCTGCAGTGGAAAGTAATCGAGTGGCTCCAGTCGCAGGGGGTACGGTTTTATGATCTCGGGGGAACCAAACATGCAATCCCCGGGGTAAACCATTTCAAGGAGGGGCTTGGTGGGAAAGACGTCTGCCATGCAGGGCTGTTCGAACTATGCAGGAATACCGCAAGTTCCCTTTTTGACAGATCACTGGGGATAATGAGAAGCACCTTTGATGCCCGCTGA
- a CDS encoding DVU0772 family protein yields the protein MITTLDELKKDRKLINEVDWDMTPEMAVRMYLEWGNIWAHADRRHVVRSKSDYSVYFVVNCWDRPYYIYLIKRNSEEAVELAKIELPPQFENPVCKLKGIYAVDGDLRDWLKKEVQAD from the coding sequence ATGATTACCACACTCGATGAGCTGAAAAAAGACAGGAAACTTATCAACGAAGTAGACTGGGACATGACACCGGAAATGGCGGTGCGGATGTATCTCGAATGGGGGAACATCTGGGCTCACGCGGACCGGAGACATGTGGTAAGGTCAAAAAGCGATTATTCGGTCTATTTTGTCGTGAACTGCTGGGACCGGCCCTATTATATTTACCTGATCAAAAGGAACTCAGAAGAAGCGGTCGAGCTTGCGAAGATTGAACTGCCGCCGCAGTTCGAAAACCCGGTCTGCAAGCTGAAGGGGATCTACGCGGTGGACGGCGACCTCAGGGACTGGCTGAAAAAAGAAGTGCAGGCTGATTAA
- a CDS encoding glycerophosphodiester phosphodiesterase, with the protein MLLKIGHRGAKAYETENTLESFSKAIELGANAIELDVRMSADDQVIVSHDDSLKKVYAKDTLIRGATLQELKALTGGRIATLQEALHAIGRKVEKILVELKESGYEHKVLEIIRQEELEDRVILVSFLGDALARVRALHPTIETGLVYNRLGNPIEAALKVNARYLLPLYRFVHRRDIAKAHRSNLKVIVWTVNSRAEAENFAAKDADGIATDKPDIFQGIS; encoded by the coding sequence ATGTTACTGAAAATCGGCCATCGGGGAGCAAAAGCCTATGAAACCGAGAATACCCTTGAAAGCTTCTCAAAGGCGATTGAACTGGGTGCAAACGCGATCGAACTCGACGTGCGCATGTCCGCTGATGATCAGGTAATCGTCAGTCACGACGACAGCCTGAAAAAAGTCTACGCCAAAGATACTCTCATACGCGGTGCAACGCTGCAAGAACTGAAAGCACTTACCGGAGGCAGGATAGCCACTCTTCAGGAAGCCCTGCACGCCATCGGCAGGAAGGTCGAAAAGATCCTCGTGGAGCTCAAGGAATCAGGATATGAACACAAAGTGCTGGAGATTATCAGGCAAGAAGAACTTGAGGACAGGGTTATCCTCGTCTCGTTTCTTGGAGATGCGCTCGCACGTGTGCGGGCTCTTCACCCCACCATAGAAACCGGCCTGGTGTACAACAGACTCGGGAACCCCATTGAAGCCGCATTGAAGGTAAACGCCCGGTATCTTCTCCCTCTCTACCGGTTCGTGCACCGCAGAGACATCGCCAAGGCGCACAGGAGCAATCTGAAAGTGATCGTCTGGACTGTCAACAGCCGGGCAGAAGCGGAGAACTTTGCTGCAAAGGATGCTGACGGCATCGCCACTGACAAACCGGATATCTTTCAGGGTATTTCGTAG
- a CDS encoding NAD(P)/FAD-dependent oxidoreductase, whose amino-acid sequence MTQDPQSLIRKDVVIIGAGAAGLMCAMEAGRRNRSVIVLEHMNRTGKKLRISGGGRCNFTNLHLQPGNYLSNNPHFCKSALARFTPHDFLAMVERHGIAYAEKEDGRLFCERSSGDIVKMLHAECRNAGVEIRLNCRITRISKGTVFSVRTHSGRIEAGTLVIATGGLSYPELGATDLGFRIAQKFGLRVTGLRPALVPLLFGTRDLKAFGGLSGISLDAAVKCKGKQFRDNVLFTHRGLSGPAILQISSYWDSGDAVSLDLLPDLDAHALLAGMRTSRTELSNLLSVYLPRRFIQQWCTAHAPSRPVCQYSEKELREIAHALHHWEIRFARSAGYAKAEVTAGGIDTAELSSQTMESKKVPGLFFAGEVIDVTGQLGGYNLQWAWSSGFAAGQYA is encoded by the coding sequence ATGACACAGGATCCTCAATCACTGATCAGGAAGGATGTGGTCATCATCGGTGCAGGGGCTGCAGGTCTGATGTGCGCCATGGAAGCCGGCAGGAGAAACCGTTCGGTCATCGTCCTTGAGCACATGAACAGAACAGGAAAAAAACTCCGGATCTCGGGAGGAGGACGGTGCAATTTCACCAACCTGCACCTGCAGCCCGGCAATTACCTCTCGAATAATCCCCACTTCTGCAAGTCCGCACTCGCCCGGTTCACCCCGCACGATTTCCTCGCCATGGTCGAACGTCACGGGATCGCGTACGCCGAGAAGGAAGACGGCCGGCTCTTTTGTGAAAGGTCTTCAGGGGATATCGTGAAGATGCTCCATGCGGAATGCCGGAATGCAGGGGTTGAGATTCGCCTGAACTGCAGGATAACCCGTATCTCGAAAGGCACCGTATTCTCCGTCCGGACACATTCCGGAAGGATTGAGGCAGGCACGCTGGTGATCGCCACAGGCGGGCTGTCGTATCCAGAACTCGGGGCAACAGACCTCGGGTTCCGCATCGCACAGAAGTTCGGCCTGAGGGTCACGGGGCTGAGGCCTGCGCTCGTCCCGCTCCTGTTCGGCACTCGCGACCTGAAGGCGTTCGGCGGGCTGAGCGGGATCTCCCTCGACGCGGCAGTAAAATGCAAAGGGAAACAGTTCCGTGACAATGTCCTTTTTACCCACCGGGGACTGAGCGGCCCTGCGATTCTGCAGATTTCCTCATACTGGGATTCCGGAGATGCAGTCTCTCTTGATCTGTTGCCAGACCTGGACGCCCATGCGCTTCTGGCAGGAATGCGCACGAGCAGGACAGAACTGAGCAACCTTCTCTCCGTATATCTCCCCAGAAGATTCATTCAGCAGTGGTGTACGGCACATGCGCCTTCAAGACCGGTATGCCAGTATTCTGAAAAAGAGCTCAGGGAAATTGCACATGCACTCCACCACTGGGAGATACGGTTTGCGCGCTCCGCCGGTTATGCAAAGGCAGAGGTCACTGCCGGAGGGATCGATACCGCAGAACTCTCCTCACAGACCATGGAATCAAAGAAGGTCCCGGGGCTTTTCTTTGCGGGCGAGGTCATCGATGTGACCGGACAGCTTGGCGGATACAACCTTCAGTGGGCATGGTCCTCAGGGTTTGCAGCAGGACAATATGCGTAA
- a CDS encoding DEAD/DEAH box helicase, with the protein MKFEELAIPEQVLQGIRAAGFTECTPVQALTLPEALRGKDIAVQAQTGTGKTANFLIALFSRMLRLPSPGQGLSPRALIIAPTRELVLQIEAEARVLGGFADFRILSVFGGIDYLKQREEISKGVDMLIGTPGRLIDYLKQRVYSLKKTQFLVIDEADRMFDMGFISDLRFMLRRMSPYHRRQSMLFSATLSHRVLELCYEHMNMPEKFSVTPESLTVEQIEQEIYHVGMSEKPGLLLGILRREPGGRYLIFCNTKAAAERLEGLLNANGLTAAAITGDLPQKKRIKVLSQFKSGMMQVLVATDVAGRGLHIEGVTHVINYDLPQDPEDYVHRIGRTARAGASGRAISLACEEYVHSLPDIEDYIRQKIPVMPLTDEMIVSGYRRRPVQAAKKEFRPHARQSPRKKSHQTRQGTEIPQRDTPGRSGDARQEAKRRRSGHSRSRKKSSTQP; encoded by the coding sequence GTGAAATTCGAAGAACTTGCTATTCCCGAACAGGTCCTTCAGGGAATTCGGGCTGCAGGGTTTACTGAGTGCACCCCTGTTCAGGCCCTCACCCTGCCCGAGGCCCTGCGGGGGAAGGACATCGCAGTGCAGGCGCAAACAGGCACCGGCAAGACCGCCAATTTTCTGATCGCCCTGTTTTCCCGCATGCTGCGTCTGCCATCTCCCGGGCAGGGACTTTCCCCCCGGGCGCTGATCATCGCTCCCACGCGTGAGCTCGTGCTCCAGATCGAGGCTGAGGCGAGAGTGCTCGGCGGGTTTGCGGATTTCAGAATTCTCTCCGTGTTCGGCGGTATCGACTATCTGAAGCAGCGCGAAGAGATTTCCAAAGGCGTTGACATGCTCATCGGTACCCCGGGAAGGCTGATCGACTATCTGAAGCAAAGGGTGTACAGCCTGAAAAAAACCCAGTTCCTGGTGATCGATGAGGCAGACCGCATGTTCGACATGGGGTTTATCAGCGACCTCCGGTTTATGCTCAGGAGGATGTCTCCCTATCACAGGCGGCAGTCCATGCTCTTTTCTGCAACCCTGTCACACAGGGTGCTTGAACTGTGCTACGAACACATGAATATGCCGGAAAAATTTTCTGTGACCCCGGAAAGCCTCACGGTTGAACAGATAGAGCAGGAGATATATCATGTCGGCATGTCTGAAAAGCCTGGCCTCCTGCTCGGGATTCTGAGGCGCGAGCCAGGCGGCAGGTATCTCATCTTCTGCAACACGAAGGCCGCGGCCGAGCGGCTTGAAGGACTTCTGAATGCCAATGGTTTGACCGCGGCGGCCATTACCGGCGACCTCCCCCAGAAAAAGCGGATAAAAGTGCTCTCACAGTTCAAGAGCGGCATGATGCAGGTCCTTGTGGCGACTGACGTCGCAGGCAGGGGGCTTCACATCGAAGGGGTAACGCATGTGATCAATTATGATCTTCCCCAGGACCCGGAGGATTACGTGCACAGGATCGGCAGGACAGCAAGGGCCGGTGCCAGTGGCAGGGCGATCAGCCTCGCCTGTGAGGAATACGTGCATTCGCTGCCGGACATTGAAGACTATATCAGGCAGAAGATCCCGGTGATGCCGCTGACCGATGAGATGATTGTAAGCGGATATCGCAGGAGGCCGGTCCAGGCTGCCAAGAAAGAGTTCCGGCCTCATGCAAGGCAGTCGCCGCGCAAGAAGAGCCATCAGACGCGACAGGGGACTGAAATACCGCAGAGAGATACCCCCGGCAGAAGCGGTGATGCCCGTCAGGAGGCGAAGAGGCGCCGCTCGGGCCACAGCCGTTCAAGAAAAAAATCTTCCACTCAACCCTGA
- a CDS encoding radical SAM protein → MLLIHPPVAKPCEPPAGIARLSGMLGSLGIEHALLDANIEGLLHLLSLPVSGEKDRDVWTGRALRNRERNLSLMQTPGLYQNIARYRRAVSDIGRALTAVTLPGIRVGLANYAHHNLSPLRSADLLTAAENPELSPFYAWFRARLESLFSRRKPAYAGISLNYLSQALCAFSLIGVLRRRFPDVKIILGGGLVTSWVRNPAWKDPFQGMVDYYVSGPGEHDLLSILGMHAPRKRAWRPEYRSLQPARYLAPGGILPYSASSGCYWHRCTFCPEQAEGTPYQPVPVKQVIEDIQGIAGETHPRLVHFLDNAMSPVLLGALASGTRGFPWYGFVRVSPELADPDFCMALKRSGCVMLKLGIESGDQGVLDRLQKGIHVGTAGDCLRSLKHAGIATYVYLIFGTPPETEAGARKTLAFTVKHRTCIDFLNLAIFNMPRCGEPVNGVETMKFSEGDLSLYTDFVHPNGWDRRRVRLFLEHEFRKHPAVAGILKHDPPVFTSNHAPFFAMEKNRNEAVSGTRRHAAAR, encoded by the coding sequence ATACTGCTCATTCATCCCCCTGTGGCAAAACCCTGCGAACCGCCTGCCGGCATCGCACGGCTTTCAGGTATGCTCGGAAGCCTCGGCATCGAGCACGCTCTCCTGGACGCAAACATCGAAGGGCTTCTCCATCTCCTCTCGCTGCCGGTGTCCGGCGAAAAGGACAGGGATGTGTGGACGGGCAGGGCACTCCGCAATCGCGAGCGAAACCTTTCTCTCATGCAGACCCCGGGGCTGTATCAGAATATCGCACGGTACAGGAGAGCGGTCAGTGATATCGGCAGGGCTCTCACCGCAGTCACCCTACCGGGGATCAGGGTGGGGCTGGCAAACTATGCGCATCACAATCTCTCTCCTCTGCGGAGTGCGGACCTGCTGACCGCGGCAGAAAACCCCGAACTCAGTCCTTTCTATGCATGGTTCCGTGCGAGGCTTGAATCACTCTTTTCACGCAGAAAGCCCGCGTATGCCGGCATTTCCCTGAACTATCTGAGCCAGGCATTATGCGCCTTTTCGCTCATCGGCGTTCTCAGACGCAGGTTTCCTGATGTGAAAATCATTCTCGGGGGAGGGCTTGTGACCTCGTGGGTCAGAAACCCGGCATGGAAAGACCCTTTTCAGGGAATGGTGGATTATTATGTCTCAGGTCCGGGTGAACACGATCTCCTGTCGATCCTCGGCATGCATGCACCCCGGAAAAGGGCATGGAGGCCGGAGTATCGCTCACTTCAACCCGCTAGGTATCTTGCCCCGGGGGGCATTCTGCCCTACAGCGCATCCTCAGGGTGCTACTGGCACAGGTGCACATTTTGTCCTGAGCAGGCGGAAGGCACCCCGTATCAGCCTGTCCCGGTGAAGCAGGTGATCGAAGACATACAGGGCATTGCAGGAGAGACACATCCCCGGCTTGTCCATTTTCTCGACAATGCGATGAGTCCTGTGCTGCTCGGTGCGCTCGCCTCCGGCACCCGGGGATTTCCATGGTACGGGTTCGTGCGTGTCAGTCCGGAGCTTGCTGATCCGGATTTCTGCATGGCGCTGAAGCGGTCCGGATGCGTCATGCTCAAGCTCGGCATTGAGTCAGGGGACCAGGGGGTACTCGACAGGCTTCAGAAAGGCATACATGTAGGAACCGCAGGAGACTGCCTGAGAAGCCTGAAGCACGCAGGGATCGCAACGTATGTGTATCTCATCTTCGGCACGCCCCCGGAGACAGAGGCAGGCGCCCGGAAAACCCTTGCATTTACCGTGAAGCATCGCACCTGCATTGATTTCCTGAACCTCGCCATTTTCAATATGCCGCGCTGCGGGGAACCTGTCAATGGGGTGGAGACCATGAAGTTCTCCGAGGGGGACCTTTCCCTGTATACGGACTTTGTCCATCCGAATGGATGGGACAGGAGACGTGTACGGCTGTTTCTTGAGCATGAATTCAGGAAGCACCCGGCGGTTGCCGGGATATTGAAACATGATCCGCCGGTATTCACCTCGAACCACGCCCCGTTTTTTGCGATGGAAAAGAACCGAAACGAAGCGGTATCAGGAACACGCCGGCATGCTGCCGCGCGTTAA
- a CDS encoding PAS domain S-box protein has translation MASSEIKKVLQASEERYKRLFDIIEQRHFIFSRAADGSFTYISPSVTRLLGYSQENFMNHLLEYLTENPQNREGMAKMHLGLQGQRQPPFEIEIFHKDGSRQWLEVTAVPVRDTKEQVIAVEGIAQIITERKMAEEEVSTRVKELEDFYDIAIGRELRVIQLKEENTELREALTQHKQT, from the coding sequence ATGGCATCCTCTGAGATAAAGAAAGTTCTCCAGGCAAGCGAGGAAAGATACAAGCGTCTCTTTGATATCATAGAGCAAAGACATTTCATCTTTTCTCGGGCTGCCGATGGCAGCTTCACCTATATCAGCCCCTCAGTGACCAGACTGCTCGGCTATTCACAGGAAAACTTCATGAATCATCTTTTGGAATACCTGACCGAAAATCCGCAGAACAGGGAAGGCATGGCGAAAATGCACCTCGGCCTGCAGGGGCAACGACAACCCCCGTTTGAGATAGAGATCTTCCACAAGGACGGGAGCAGGCAATGGCTGGAGGTAACCGCCGTTCCGGTGCGTGACACAAAAGAACAAGTAATCGCAGTCGAAGGAATCGCCCAGATCATTACCGAGCGGAAAATGGCGGAGGAAGAAGTCAGTACCAGGGTGAAGGAGCTTGAGGATTTCTACGATATCGCCATCGGCAGGGAACTGAGGGTGATACAGCTGAAAGAGGAAAATACAGAACTGAGAGAAGCCTTAACGCAACACAAACAGACGTAA
- a CDS encoding radical SAM protein — MATIRQVPKPFSGGLILSYKCSAECRHCIYACSQKWSADWISPEDLEKILRQLSGRIISSTHGPRATGLNHGLHFTGGEPFLNFELLCQAVEMADTLNIPSTFVETNCFWAVDDRTTREKLKLLKKKGMKGIMISVNPFYLEYVPFARTDRAIRIGHDIFGGNVMVYQLEYYRRFRDWGIQDTVPFEEYLRLERREDLLRYVEFFVMGRAPYSLRKVLRDLVTEHEAEYFFQERCITPFLRGWHNHFDNYGNYIPGFCGGISFGDCRELDALLKDGIDIAQHPVLGFLMDDDFRGLFRFAQRYGFLESPEGYLSKCHLCMDMRRHLSLHGDFRELRPKEFYRHLEE; from the coding sequence ATGGCGACAATCAGGCAGGTGCCGAAACCGTTCTCAGGAGGGCTGATCCTCTCCTACAAGTGTTCCGCCGAATGCAGACACTGCATTTATGCCTGTTCGCAGAAATGGAGTGCAGACTGGATTTCTCCTGAGGACCTTGAAAAGATCCTCAGGCAACTGTCCGGCAGGATCATCTCAAGCACACACGGCCCTCGTGCTACAGGCCTGAACCACGGCCTGCATTTCACCGGGGGTGAGCCGTTTCTGAACTTCGAACTCCTGTGTCAGGCGGTGGAAATGGCCGACACATTGAACATTCCTTCGACCTTTGTGGAGACAAACTGTTTCTGGGCCGTGGATGACCGCACCACAAGGGAGAAGCTGAAGCTCCTGAAGAAGAAAGGCATGAAAGGGATAATGATTTCGGTAAATCCGTTCTACCTGGAGTATGTCCCGTTCGCACGTACGGACAGGGCGATACGCATCGGCCACGATATCTTCGGCGGCAACGTAATGGTCTATCAGCTTGAATACTACAGGCGGTTCAGGGACTGGGGAATACAGGACACGGTGCCTTTCGAGGAATATCTGAGGCTCGAACGAAGGGAAGACCTGCTCAGGTATGTGGAATTCTTTGTCATGGGCCGCGCACCCTACTCACTGAGAAAGGTGCTCAGAGATTTGGTCACCGAACATGAGGCTGAATATTTCTTTCAGGAACGATGCATCACGCCTTTCCTGCGGGGCTGGCACAACCACTTCGACAACTACGGAAATTATATCCCGGGGTTTTGCGGGGGAATCTCCTTCGGCGACTGCAGGGAACTCGATGCCCTCCTGAAGGATGGGATCGATATCGCGCAGCATCCTGTGCTGGGATTCCTCATGGATGATGACTTCAGGGGGCTGTTCCGTTTTGCGCAGAGATATGGCTTCCTTGAATCCCCGGAAGGATATCTGTCAAAGTGCCACCTCTGCATGGACATGAGAAGACATCTTTCCCTGCACGGTGATTTCAGGGAGCTCCGGCCGAAGGAGTTCTACCGGCATCTGGAAGAGTAA
- a CDS encoding hemolysin III family protein: MQHNLYRRGEEIAHSVTHGIGTVLAVAGLIILIVFTPSSGSARQILSYSIFGAALILLYAASTLYHGLTHPSAKKVLRVIDHSSIYLLIAGTYTPFTLVNLKGAWGWSLFGVVWGLALLGIILQFTPLRRHSLIRLVLYLTMGWTALVAIKPLAASLPMNALALIVAGGIAYTVGILFYLWRRLPYHHAIWHLFVLSGSIMHYLAVLFSMNRAGA, encoded by the coding sequence ATGCAGCACAATCTCTACAGACGCGGTGAAGAAATCGCCCATAGCGTTACCCACGGCATCGGGACAGTGCTGGCTGTCGCCGGGCTGATAATCCTCATTGTCTTTACCCCCTCATCCGGAAGCGCTCGCCAGATCCTCAGCTACAGCATCTTTGGTGCCGCGCTTATCCTCCTCTATGCGGCTTCGACCCTGTATCACGGGCTCACACATCCGTCGGCAAAAAAGGTGCTGAGGGTCATCGACCACTCGTCGATCTATCTCCTCATTGCAGGCACCTATACCCCTTTTACCCTGGTGAATTTGAAGGGTGCATGGGGATGGTCTCTGTTTGGGGTCGTGTGGGGGCTTGCGCTGCTCGGCATCATACTCCAGTTTACTCCCCTGCGGAGGCATTCCCTTATACGACTTGTGCTTTATCTCACGATGGGATGGACCGCGCTCGTGGCGATCAAACCCCTCGCCGCTTCACTGCCCATGAATGCACTCGCACTGATCGTGGCGGGAGGCATTGCGTATACCGTCGGCATTCTTTTTTATTTATGGCGCCGTCTGCCCTACCACCATGCGATCTGGCATCTCTTCGTGCTGTCCGGCAGCATCATGCATTATCTCGCGGTGCTCTTTTCGATGAACCGGGCCGGGGCGTAG
- a CDS encoding peptidylprolyl isomerase, giving the protein MKTKEATWYVAFTGFLLVLLLLAGVSGAAEKTKKGTSPVVAEGKSVKVHYSLTVDGKVVDSSKGREPIQFKPGTRQMIPGFEKAVMGMKAGQKKSFRVSPDEGYGRVNLKLKKDVPKSQLPADTPPKAGMTIYAQTKKGQRIPGRIMEVKKDTVVIDFNHHLAGKTLHFDVEVIEVK; this is encoded by the coding sequence ATGAAGACAAAGGAAGCAACATGGTACGTCGCATTCACGGGATTTCTTCTGGTACTGTTATTACTTGCCGGCGTATCCGGCGCGGCTGAAAAGACCAAAAAGGGAACCTCTCCGGTCGTCGCTGAAGGCAAGTCTGTAAAGGTGCACTATTCTCTGACAGTCGATGGCAAGGTCGTGGACAGTTCAAAGGGGCGCGAGCCGATTCAGTTCAAGCCTGGCACCCGCCAGATGATACCCGGGTTTGAGAAGGCGGTTATGGGCATGAAAGCAGGCCAGAAAAAATCCTTTCGCGTCAGCCCCGATGAAGGTTACGGGCGGGTGAATTTAAAACTGAAAAAAGACGTGCCGAAAAGCCAGCTGCCTGCTGATACCCCGCCGAAGGCAGGAATGACCATCTATGCACAAACAAAGAAAGGTCAGCGTATCCCCGGCAGGATTATGGAAGTGAAAAAAGATACGGTTGTCATAGACTTCAACCATCACCTTGCAGGCAAAACCCTTCACTTTGATGTTGAGGTAATCGAGGTCAAATAG
- a CDS encoding Maf family protein: MRNPKTIILASASPRRREILRRTGLKFSVDESSYEEADLPGLKPRALAEFHALHKARDVARRHRNAIVLAADTIIVLKGRRYGKPRDTAQAAEMLKALSGKAHSVITGFAIIDTADSRELSGSVETKVFFRRLTKDEITAYVNSGEPLDKAGAYGIQGLGGVLVEKIEGDFSNVVGLPLSAVSEGLKKFGVSVLQVPAS; the protein is encoded by the coding sequence ATGCGTAACCCGAAGACCATCATCCTCGCTTCGGCGTCTCCGAGAAGGAGGGAGATCCTCCGCAGGACGGGCCTGAAGTTCAGCGTTGATGAGAGCAGTTACGAAGAAGCCGACCTTCCCGGCCTGAAGCCCCGCGCACTTGCGGAATTTCATGCCCTGCACAAAGCGAGGGACGTCGCCCGGAGGCACAGAAACGCCATCGTCCTCGCAGCGGATACCATTATCGTGCTGAAGGGTAGACGCTACGGAAAACCACGGGATACGGCACAGGCAGCAGAGATGCTGAAGGCCCTGAGCGGCAAGGCACATTCAGTCATCACGGGGTTCGCGATAATCGACACCGCAGACTCGCGGGAGCTGTCCGGGTCGGTCGAGACAAAGGTCTTTTTCAGGCGACTGACCAAGGATGAAATCACGGCATATGTGAACTCGGGAGAGCCACTCGATAAGGCGGGAGCCTACGGCATTCAGGGACTTGGCGGGGTGCTGGTCGAAAAAATCGAAGGGGATTTCTCCAATGTCGTGGGACTGCCGCTCAGCGCCGTTTCGGAAGGCCTGAAGAAGTTCGGGGTATCCGTGCTGCAAGTCCCGGCTTCCTGA
- a CDS encoding methyltransferase domain-containing protein yields the protein MQKLFLLIGSICVYYSSGKGDRMVCPSWLSFILYNPIRKACTDRERILDESGITGDSVVLEVGAGNGFLTEALAQRARKVYAVELQEKMIRKLYRRVRQYGELVSIIHGDIASLVLREAADVCLLYYSFHEVDRKREAADVISMAVRAGGILSIYEPTIEVGKLQMQETTGLFAQRGFAAEAVRNGFLTRFARLRKTG from the coding sequence ATGCAAAAGCTGTTTCTCTTGATAGGGTCAATCTGTGTATACTATTCTTCAGGGAAAGGGGATCGCATGGTCTGCCCGTCATGGCTGTCGTTTATCCTTTACAATCCGATAAGAAAAGCGTGTACCGACAGGGAAAGAATACTGGACGAATCCGGGATCACCGGGGATTCGGTAGTGCTCGAGGTAGGTGCGGGGAACGGGTTCCTGACGGAAGCCCTTGCGCAGCGTGCAAGGAAGGTATACGCGGTGGAACTGCAGGAAAAGATGATAAGAAAACTGTACAGGCGAGTCCGGCAGTACGGGGAACTGGTCAGTATTATCCATGGAGATATCGCGTCACTTGTGCTCAGAGAGGCTGCTGATGTCTGTCTCCTTTATTACAGCTTCCACGAGGTGGACAGGAAAAGAGAAGCTGCGGATGTCATCAGCATGGCGGTCAGGGCAGGGGGTATTCTCTCGATCTACGAGCCGACCATAGAGGTGGGGAAACTCCAGATGCAGGAAACGACCGGATTGTTCGCACAGAGGGGTTTTGCTGCAGAAGCGGTGCGAAACGGATTTCTGACACGTTTTGCGAGACTCAGAAAAACCGGGTAA